AACCAGAACTTGACGCCTTGCATGCTTATCAGGCCTGTATGAACATGGGCACACTTGTTGGTGCACCTAAAGTACGTGCTGCAGAGCTTGTTCGTCAAACCGAAGGCAAACGCCGTGGTAGCTACGGTGGCGCTGTAGGTTATTTAACGGGTGATGGTGCAATGGATAGCTGTATTGTTATTCGCTCTGCGTTTGTAAAAAACAATACAGCCTATGTGCAAGCCGGTGCCGGTGTGGTATTTGATTCAGACCCTCAATCAGAAGCAAACGAAACCCGCGCCAAAGCACAAGCGGTTATTACCGCCATTAAATCGACTTATGAGGCGGTATAAAATGAGCACTGCAAACCCAATAAAAATATACTTTTTAGATAACTTTGATTCATTTAGTTACAACCTTGTTGATGAACTAACCATGTTAGGCTGTGAGCTTGTTGTTTACAGAAACAACATAAGCGCTGAGGTTATCTTTAGCAAAATGCAACAAGAGCCGGGCCAAGTGCTGTTGGTGCTTTCGCCAGGCCCTGGCGCGCCAAGTGACGCTGGCTGTTTAATGGAGTTGATTGAACTTGCTAAAGGGCAATTTCCTATGCTTGGTATTTGTTTAGGGCAACAAGCATTAACACAAAGTTACGGTGGAGTAATCGGCCATGCGGGTGAAACCGTACATGG
The sequence above is drawn from the Pseudoalteromonas espejiana DSM 9414 genome and encodes:
- a CDS encoding aminodeoxychorismate/anthranilate synthase component II, which encodes MSTANPIKIYFLDNFDSFSYNLVDELTMLGCELVVYRNNISAEVIFSKMQQEPGQVLLVLSPGPGAPSDAGCLMELIELAKGQFPMLGICLGQQALTQSYGGVIGHAGETVHGKSSIIDLNAHPVFDGMGSTMPVARYHSLMATKVPENIDVIAQFDDIPMAIYHHGDNALGYQFHPESILTPNGAMLLQQSIAYLTRANK